In the Lysinibacillus sp. PLM2 genome, one interval contains:
- the priA gene encoding primosomal protein N' codes for MKVAEVIVDVSAYPIDRPFDYLIPEEMQELIETGCRVKVPFGPRNVLGFVTDIKDTTEVPIDKIKPLSQLLDITPVLTTEMLQLAKWLKTETICYEIDALQVMLPSALRAKYEKQVSLQTDVEQLPILLQPYFQRGTKVNYKAFEKDGMLHDLKRAIKDKQLAIENIVKQKGNIKEIRKVKISDSIETLQSILGNISNRAKKQQQLLHWMMNHSGEVFDLQDILTQTNTSQGVLQAVIEYGGAEYVQEEVYRDPFSKEVKKTISLNLTDEQADALQKITNSIKNRISETFLLHGITGSGKTEVYLQAIEQCLLEGKEAIVLVPEISLTPQMTDRFRSRFGELVAVMHSGLSVGEKYDEWRKIHEGKVKVVVGARSAVFAPFRNVGIFILDEEHESTYKQEDAPRYHARDVAIWRSEYYQCPVILGSATPSLESFARAKKNVYTLLTLKERALKQSLPTVHVVDMRNELKNGNRSMFSESLVEAIRTRLEKKEQMVLFLNRRGYSSFVMCRDCGTVVQCENCDISLTYHRSNEKLKCHYCGYEQRVPKTCPQCQSDHIRYFGTGTQKVEEELTKLFPEAKVLRMDVDTTKTKGSHEEILEAFGKGHADILLGTQMIAKGLDFPNITLVGVLSADTSLHLPDFRSAEKTFQLLTQVSGRAGRHQLPGEVIIQTYTPEHYAIELAKEQQYEPFYEREMWMRHQAGYPPYYYLALVQISHEDIMLASDYAQKTVDFLRSNLSFNVSIIGPTASSISRVQNRYRYQCLIKYKVEPNLIETFIQLIKLYRTDWIKKGILLTVDLNPSSI; via the coding sequence ATGAAAGTAGCAGAGGTAATCGTGGATGTTAGCGCCTATCCAATAGATCGTCCTTTCGATTATTTAATTCCTGAAGAAATGCAGGAGCTAATCGAGACGGGTTGTCGAGTGAAAGTTCCATTTGGCCCTCGAAATGTACTAGGTTTTGTAACTGACATAAAAGATACAACAGAAGTGCCCATTGATAAAATCAAGCCTTTATCCCAGCTGCTAGATATTACCCCTGTATTAACAACGGAGATGCTACAGCTTGCAAAATGGTTAAAAACAGAAACAATTTGCTATGAAATTGATGCATTACAAGTCATGTTGCCTTCAGCACTACGAGCAAAATATGAAAAACAGGTGTCTCTACAAACGGATGTAGAACAGCTACCGATTCTTTTGCAGCCTTATTTTCAGAGAGGTACAAAAGTTAACTATAAAGCTTTTGAAAAAGATGGAATGCTTCACGATTTAAAAAGAGCGATTAAAGATAAGCAATTAGCAATTGAGAATATCGTAAAGCAAAAAGGAAATATTAAAGAAATTCGAAAAGTGAAAATAAGCGATTCTATTGAGACACTTCAAAGCATTTTGGGGAATATTTCTAATCGGGCGAAAAAGCAGCAGCAATTACTTCATTGGATGATGAACCATTCAGGAGAAGTTTTCGATCTTCAAGATATTTTAACACAAACAAATACATCGCAAGGGGTATTACAGGCTGTGATTGAATATGGTGGAGCAGAATATGTCCAGGAAGAAGTATATCGCGATCCTTTTTCTAAAGAAGTGAAAAAAACGATTTCATTAAATTTAACTGATGAACAAGCAGATGCCTTACAAAAAATCACGAATTCAATAAAGAATAGAATATCGGAAACCTTCTTATTACATGGAATCACAGGTAGCGGTAAAACAGAGGTGTATTTACAAGCCATTGAACAATGCTTACTAGAAGGAAAAGAAGCCATTGTATTAGTACCTGAAATTTCTTTAACTCCACAAATGACGGATCGTTTCCGCTCAAGATTTGGAGAACTAGTTGCAGTTATGCACAGTGGTCTATCTGTCGGGGAAAAATATGATGAATGGCGCAAAATTCATGAAGGCAAAGTTAAGGTTGTCGTGGGTGCGCGTTCTGCAGTGTTTGCACCTTTTCGAAATGTCGGTATTTTTATACTAGATGAAGAGCATGAATCAACATATAAACAAGAGGATGCACCGCGTTATCATGCTCGTGATGTGGCTATATGGAGAAGTGAATATTATCAATGTCCTGTCATACTAGGAAGTGCAACTCCTTCCTTAGAGTCTTTTGCAAGAGCAAAGAAGAATGTCTATACGTTATTAACATTAAAGGAGCGTGCGCTAAAACAATCATTACCTACTGTTCATGTAGTTGATATGAGAAATGAATTGAAAAATGGCAATCGCTCAATGTTCTCAGAAAGTTTAGTTGAAGCAATTCGAACACGTTTAGAAAAAAAAGAACAAATGGTTTTATTTTTGAATCGTAGAGGCTATTCGTCATTTGTCATGTGTCGGGATTGTGGAACAGTTGTCCAATGTGAAAATTGTGATATTTCCTTAACCTATCATCGCTCTAATGAAAAATTAAAATGTCATTATTGTGGTTATGAACAGCGGGTGCCAAAAACTTGTCCTCAATGTCAAAGTGACCACATCCGATATTTTGGAACGGGTACTCAGAAGGTAGAAGAAGAGCTTACAAAATTGTTTCCGGAAGCAAAAGTCTTACGGATGGATGTTGATACGACAAAGACGAAGGGTTCCCACGAGGAGATTTTAGAAGCCTTTGGTAAAGGTCATGCAGATATACTACTCGGGACGCAAATGATTGCAAAAGGTCTTGATTTTCCCAATATCACTTTAGTAGGTGTATTAAGTGCAGATACTTCGCTTCATTTACCAGATTTTCGTTCAGCAGAAAAGACATTTCAATTGTTAACTCAAGTAAGTGGACGAGCAGGTAGGCATCAATTACCAGGCGAAGTAATTATTCAAACGTATACACCGGAGCATTATGCAATTGAGCTTGCAAAAGAGCAACAATATGAACCTTTTTATGAGCGAGAAATGTGGATGCGACATCAGGCTGGTTACCCACCTTACTATTATCTGGCATTAGTTCAGATCTCACATGAAGATATTATGCTAGCCAGTGATTATGCACAGAAAACAGTCGATTTTTTACGTTCTAATCTATCTTTTAACGTTTCTATTATCGGTCCAACAGCTTCTAGTATAAGTCGCGTGCAAAATAGATATCGATATCAATGTTTGATAAAATACAAAGTGGAACCAAACTTGATTGAAACATTTATACAGTTAATTAAGTTATATCGTACAGATTGGATAAAAAAAGGAATATTACTTACAGTCGATTTGAATCCCTCATCGATATAA
- the def gene encoding peptide deformylase has protein sequence MAIKEVVKHPAKVLTQKCDEVTEINEQIIELLDDLYDTMVENDGVGIAAPQINVPLKVAIVELGEEGQILEMINPTVLELSGSEVDIEGCLSFPGLYGEVERPTYVKLEACDREGQVYQLEAGGFDARAILHEIDHLEGILFDSKLIRVVTEEELEQMYGEEDEG, from the coding sequence ATGGCTATAAAAGAAGTTGTAAAACATCCTGCTAAGGTGTTAACACAGAAATGTGATGAAGTAACAGAAATTAATGAACAAATCATCGAGTTACTGGATGATTTATACGATACGATGGTCGAAAATGACGGTGTTGGGATTGCAGCACCACAAATTAATGTCCCATTAAAAGTTGCAATTGTTGAGCTTGGCGAAGAGGGACAAATATTAGAAATGATTAATCCGACAGTACTAGAACTAAGTGGTTCGGAGGTTGATATAGAAGGCTGCTTAAGCTTCCCAGGTTTATATGGAGAAGTGGAAAGACCAACATACGTAAAATTGGAAGCATGTGACCGAGAAGGTCAAGTTTATCAGCTTGAAGCAGGTGGATTTGATGCACGTGCAATATTGCATGAAATCGATCATTTAGAAGGAATTTTGTTTGACTCAAAATTAATTCGTGTCGTAACTGAGGAAGAACTTGAACAAATGTATGGGGAGGAGGATGAAGGATGA
- the fmt gene encoding methionyl-tRNA formyltransferase encodes MTKVVFMGTPQFSVPILTMIHESGYEVLAVVTQPDRPVGRKKVLTPPPVKEEALRLGLKVIQPEKLKNSIELEEIIELNPDIIVTAAYGQILPKKLLDVPRLGCINVHASLLPKYRGGAPIHQAILDGQTKTGVTIMYMVEKLDAGDIISQREIPIEENDHTGSLFDKLSILGRDLLQDTLPSIIDGTNKRIPQNDAEATFAHNISREQERIDWSKSAFTIYNQVRGLHPWPVAYTTLNGENVKVWWAKLGDSTSSLQPGSVTKINKDSFEIATGDGKTLAILDLQPAGKKRMTAQDYLRGTGSKLQIGDLFE; translated from the coding sequence ATGACGAAAGTCGTATTTATGGGAACACCTCAATTTTCTGTTCCAATATTAACGATGATCCATGAAAGTGGCTATGAAGTTTTGGCAGTCGTCACTCAACCAGATAGACCAGTAGGGAGAAAAAAAGTACTAACACCTCCGCCTGTAAAAGAAGAAGCATTACGTCTTGGTTTAAAAGTGATTCAACCTGAAAAATTAAAAAATTCTATCGAGCTAGAAGAAATTATTGAATTAAATCCGGATATTATTGTAACAGCTGCTTATGGACAAATCCTTCCTAAAAAATTATTAGATGTTCCAAGATTAGGATGTATCAATGTCCATGCATCATTACTACCAAAATATCGTGGTGGTGCACCAATACATCAAGCGATATTAGATGGGCAAACTAAAACAGGTGTTACAATCATGTATATGGTTGAAAAGCTAGATGCGGGGGATATAATTTCTCAAAGAGAGATTCCGATAGAAGAAAATGATCATACTGGTAGTCTTTTTGATAAATTAAGCATTCTAGGGCGAGATTTGTTGCAAGATACATTACCTAGTATTATCGATGGGACAAATAAGAGAATCCCTCAAAATGACGCTGAAGCTACATTTGCTCATAACATATCACGAGAACAAGAACGTATTGATTGGTCTAAGAGTGCCTTTACTATTTATAATCAGGTGCGCGGTCTACATCCATGGCCGGTTGCTTATACAACATTAAACGGTGAGAATGTAAAGGTTTGGTGGGCTAAGCTTGGCGATAGTACATCATCATTACAACCAGGTTCTGTAACTAAAATTAATAAAGATAGTTTTGAAATTGCAACAGGTGATGGGAAAACATTAGCTATTCTAGATTTACAACCTGCAGGAAAAAAACGAATGACTGCACAAGACTATTTAAGAGGAACTGGTTCAAAATTACAGATTGGGGACCTATTTGAATGA
- a CDS encoding ribosomal RNA small subunit methyltransferase B → MTKKKKEQIWDGNVRDAALTILLAVDKNQAYSNLLLNQTINKYKIDAKDRALLTEITYGTLQNKYTLDYYLEPYIRSKVELWVRWLLRLSLYQVVYLSRIPAHAAVNEAVEIAKRRGHQGIASMVNGILRSVQRKGIQSIDLIEDPINRLAIETSHPNWLVERFIENYGVETTTEMLKENNVPPTHTVRVNRLKATVDEVLTLLEQEGITAKQSKLIPECIHIVNGQVAHTSVFKKGFVTIQDESSMMPANVLNPNSGWKVLDMCAAPGGKTTHLAEKMHNKGSILATDIHPHKLDLIEETSSRLGLDIIQTAPVDGRKAAEYLQKQSFDAVLVDAPCSGLGVMRRKPDIKYTKREEDFETLHKIQLQLLDNAVQVLKDEGRLVYSTCTVDRLENEGTVRAFLASHPEMELAPIENLPKELVDRQENGMLQVFPHDFGSDGFFVALFRKKTGSHA, encoded by the coding sequence ATGACAAAAAAGAAGAAAGAACAGATTTGGGACGGCAATGTTCGAGATGCGGCATTAACGATACTATTAGCCGTTGATAAAAACCAAGCTTATAGTAACTTACTATTAAATCAAACGATCAATAAATATAAAATTGATGCAAAGGATCGTGCTTTATTAACAGAAATAACTTATGGGACTTTGCAAAATAAATACACGCTTGATTATTATCTAGAGCCATATATTCGCTCAAAAGTCGAACTTTGGGTGAGATGGCTTCTTCGTCTTTCCCTTTACCAAGTTGTCTATTTGTCCAGAATTCCAGCACATGCTGCCGTTAACGAAGCGGTTGAAATCGCGAAAAGAAGAGGCCATCAAGGGATAGCTTCCATGGTTAATGGTATTTTACGATCTGTTCAAAGAAAAGGTATTCAATCAATTGATTTAATTGAAGATCCTATAAATAGATTAGCAATTGAAACGAGTCATCCAAATTGGTTAGTCGAGCGATTCATTGAAAATTATGGGGTTGAAACTACAACTGAAATGTTAAAAGAAAATAATGTACCTCCAACTCATACAGTAAGGGTGAATCGATTAAAAGCAACTGTAGATGAAGTGCTAACTTTGCTAGAACAGGAAGGGATAACAGCAAAACAAAGTAAACTAATACCGGAATGTATTCATATAGTAAATGGTCAAGTAGCACATACAAGTGTTTTTAAAAAGGGATTTGTTACAATCCAAGATGAAAGCTCAATGATGCCAGCAAACGTTTTAAATCCGAATTCTGGTTGGAAAGTGTTAGACATGTGTGCTGCACCAGGTGGTAAAACAACACATCTAGCAGAAAAGATGCACAATAAAGGGTCGATTTTAGCGACGGATATTCATCCCCATAAGTTAGATTTAATCGAGGAAACAAGCAGTCGCCTTGGGCTAGATATTATCCAAACAGCACCAGTTGATGGAAGGAAGGCAGCAGAATACTTACAAAAACAATCCTTTGATGCAGTTTTAGTGGATGCGCCTTGTTCAGGACTTGGAGTAATGCGAAGAAAACCTGATATTAAATATACAAAACGTGAAGAAGATTTCGAAACTTTGCACAAAATACAACTACAATTGCTAGATAATGCAGTCCAAGTATTAAAGGATGAAGGTAGACTTGTCTATAGCACTTGTACTGTGGACCGATTAGAAAATGAAGGAACTGTCCGAGCATTTTTAGCGTCACATCCAGAAATGGAATTAGCGCCCATTGAGAATTTACCAAAAGAGTTAGTAGATCGACAAGAAAATGGAATGCTTCAAGTATTTCCACATGACTTTGGTAGCGATGGATTTTTTGTAGCTTTATTTCGTAAGAAAACAGGTAGTCATGCATAA
- the rlmN gene encoding putative dual-specificity RNA methyltransferase RlmN, with the protein MEDKKLERISDLVEEVEQPRRVKKEKPQLKESIYSLRLDELKEWLEENGEKPFRATQIFEWLYEKRVKSFDEMSNLSKGLRDKLSNSFALTTLSTIIKQESKDGTIKFLFQLQDGYSIETVLMRHEYGNSVCVTTQVGCRIGCTFCASTLGGLKRHLLAGEIVEQVVKVQQTLDEVDERVSHVVIMGIGEPFDNYDAMMNFLKVINHEKGLNIGARHITVSTSGIVPKIYQFADEQLQINFALSLHAPNQELRQKLMPIARAYKLDKLMEAIRYYTEKTGRRVSFEYGLFGGENDSVEHAEELSKLIKGIKCHVNLIPVNYVPERNYVRTPRNQIFAFEKTLKNNGINVTIRREHGSDIDAACGQLRAKERAQETR; encoded by the coding sequence ATGGAAGATAAAAAATTAGAACGTATTTCAGATTTAGTTGAAGAAGTAGAGCAACCTCGTCGTGTGAAAAAAGAAAAACCTCAGTTAAAGGAGTCTATCTACTCGCTCAGACTCGATGAATTAAAAGAATGGTTAGAGGAAAATGGTGAAAAACCGTTTCGTGCAACGCAAATTTTCGAATGGCTATATGAAAAACGAGTAAAATCCTTCGATGAAATGTCAAACCTCTCAAAGGGGTTAAGAGATAAATTATCCAATTCTTTTGCTTTAACAACATTATCTACTATCATTAAGCAGGAATCAAAAGATGGAACAATAAAATTCTTGTTCCAATTACAGGATGGGTATTCAATTGAGACTGTATTAATGCGTCATGAGTATGGTAATTCAGTTTGTGTTACTACACAGGTAGGGTGTCGTATTGGATGTACATTCTGTGCATCTACTTTAGGTGGCTTAAAAAGACACTTACTTGCAGGGGAAATAGTTGAGCAAGTTGTAAAAGTACAACAAACACTTGATGAAGTAGATGAACGTGTTTCTCATGTTGTGATAATGGGTATTGGTGAGCCATTTGATAATTATGATGCTATGATGAATTTCTTGAAAGTCATCAATCATGAAAAGGGTTTAAATATTGGTGCGCGCCATATTACAGTATCCACTTCTGGGATCGTTCCGAAAATATATCAATTTGCAGACGAACAATTACAAATCAACTTTGCGTTATCACTACATGCACCAAACCAAGAACTTCGTCAAAAGCTAATGCCAATTGCAAGAGCATATAAACTTGATAAACTTATGGAAGCAATTCGTTATTATACAGAAAAAACAGGACGCCGAGTGAGCTTTGAATATGGACTTTTCGGTGGAGAAAATGACTCTGTAGAACATGCAGAAGAATTATCAAAATTAATTAAAGGGATTAAATGTCATGTTAATTTAATTCCTGTAAACTATGTACCAGAGCGTAATTATGTACGTACGCCACGCAATCAAATCTTTGCTTTTGAAAAAACATTAAAAAACAATGGTATAAATGTAACAATTCGTCGCGAACATGGGTCAGATATTGATGCGGCTTGTGGTCAATTAAGAGCGAAAGAGAGAGCACAGGAGACGAGGTGA
- a CDS encoding protein phosphatase, with protein MKVTVESDIGLKRKVNEDRAAFIERPDHYKLAILADGMGGHNAGDVASEMAIREMEYLFKNAISKNFETLHSKKIWMLEVVKTINEKIYKHSLLNEDCQGMGTTLIAVLIDHEKCLISHIGDSRAYYFTSNEVELITRDHSYVNILVEKGEISEEEAENHPQKNVIVKALGIETRIDPDFYEVTLEDNAFLLICSDGLSNKLSTEEMYAILSLEMSIEDKGKKLVQLANDSGGEDNISLILMTLGNEEV; from the coding sequence TTGAAGGTGACTGTTGAAAGTGATATAGGATTGAAAAGGAAGGTAAATGAGGATCGTGCGGCGTTCATTGAGCGCCCCGATCACTATAAGCTTGCTATTTTAGCAGATGGTATGGGTGGACATAATGCTGGAGACGTAGCAAGTGAAATGGCCATTAGAGAAATGGAGTATCTTTTTAAAAATGCCATTTCGAAAAACTTTGAAACACTTCATTCAAAAAAGATTTGGATGTTAGAAGTAGTTAAAACTATAAATGAAAAAATATATAAACATTCTTTATTGAATGAAGATTGCCAAGGTATGGGTACAACATTAATAGCAGTATTAATTGATCATGAAAAGTGCCTAATAAGCCATATTGGTGATAGCCGTGCCTATTATTTTACTTCCAATGAGGTGGAGTTGATCACAAGAGATCACTCTTATGTTAACATTCTGGTGGAAAAAGGCGAAATTAGTGAAGAAGAAGCAGAAAATCATCCGCAAAAAAATGTAATAGTCAAAGCATTAGGAATCGAAACAAGAATAGACCCTGATTTTTATGAGGTAACTTTAGAAGATAATGCCTTTTTACTCATTTGTTCCGATGGGTTAAGTAATAAATTATCTACCGAAGAAATGTATGCCATATTATCATTGGAGATGTCAATTGAAGATAAAGGTAAAAAATTAGTTCAATTAGCAAATGATAGTGGTGGAGAGGACAATATTTCTTTAATTTTAATGACGTTAGGAAATGAGGAGGTGTAA
- a CDS encoding serine/threonine protein kinase, whose amino-acid sequence MLIGKRINDRYKILQYVGGGGMSNVYLAHDIILNRDVAVKVLRYDSSNEEEFHRRFQREALSATSLMHPNIVSIYDVGEDGDMHYIVMEFIKGRTLKQYINEYSPLSPARSVHIMKQLTSAIAHAHENQIIHRDIKPQNILIDEEGNVKITDFGIATTLSETSFTKTNSVLGTVHYISPEQARGGTATKKSDIYALGIVLYELLTGELPFSGESAVSIALKHLQSETPSVRGFDASIPQALENVVYKATAKNPAHRYNTVEEMEADLETVLSPNRLNEPKFVPPIDNEATKAIPPIKETLMMNSASNIKAKPNEVPNKKDPSPQNGKKTQGKGKIFAIIGASVAILVILAVLLFNILSPKKIEIPDVSNMEIVDAISALEELGFKIGEQREQHSDDIETGKVIGTDPEAGLSRISGTEIDLIISLGTEKKEMENYIGQQISQVSVLLEKSDFKDFEIEEVFSDKPVGEVIEQSPMAGEEIVVKDTVVVLTVSAGKEKIKVADLTGFNESARNEYARSSGFVITVKGEEHSDDIPVGSVIRQTPEPNTELEKGSTIEVFISKGPEEKAVKIYNLNLVIPYNPIEYGAEQRVRVFIQDKNNVMVQPKEEFTITEDYAYHTQLDIEEGQTAAYRIEVDSTVIAEGTIPYNELN is encoded by the coding sequence ATGCTAATTGGAAAAAGAATAAATGATCGGTATAAAATATTACAATATGTTGGTGGCGGTGGTATGTCCAATGTCTACCTAGCGCACGACATCATTTTAAATCGCGATGTAGCAGTAAAAGTTTTACGATATGACTCTTCTAATGAAGAAGAATTCCATCGTCGATTCCAAAGAGAAGCTCTTTCAGCAACAAGCCTTATGCATCCTAATATAGTCAGTATTTACGATGTCGGTGAAGACGGGGATATGCACTATATTGTCATGGAATTTATCAAAGGCAGAACATTGAAGCAATACATAAATGAGTATTCGCCTTTGTCACCTGCTCGTAGTGTGCACATTATGAAGCAGCTAACAAGTGCCATTGCTCACGCCCATGAAAATCAAATTATTCATCGTGATATTAAACCACAAAATATATTAATTGATGAAGAAGGAAATGTGAAGATTACAGACTTTGGTATAGCGACAACGTTAAGTGAAACAAGCTTTACAAAGACAAACTCTGTATTAGGTACTGTTCATTATATTTCGCCAGAACAAGCAAGAGGTGGTACAGCTACAAAAAAATCTGACATCTATGCACTAGGAATTGTTTTATATGAATTATTAACTGGTGAATTACCTTTTTCAGGAGAATCTGCTGTATCCATCGCATTAAAACATTTACAATCGGAAACGCCATCAGTAAGAGGGTTTGATGCATCAATCCCACAAGCACTTGAAAATGTAGTATATAAAGCAACTGCAAAAAATCCAGCACATCGTTATAATACAGTCGAAGAAATGGAAGCAGATTTGGAAACGGTATTATCTCCAAATCGACTAAATGAACCAAAATTTGTACCGCCTATTGATAACGAAGCGACAAAAGCAATCCCACCAATTAAAGAAACTTTAATGATGAATAGCGCTTCGAACATAAAGGCTAAACCAAATGAAGTGCCAAATAAGAAAGATCCTTCACCTCAAAATGGGAAAAAGACACAAGGAAAAGGGAAGATTTTTGCAATTATTGGGGCATCTGTAGCCATTTTAGTGATTTTAGCAGTTTTATTATTTAACATATTAAGTCCTAAGAAAATAGAAATTCCAGATGTATCAAATATGGAAATTGTAGATGCTATTTCAGCATTGGAAGAACTAGGATTTAAAATTGGCGAACAACGAGAACAACATTCAGATGATATTGAAACAGGCAAAGTGATTGGTACAGATCCTGAAGCCGGTTTAAGCCGTATTTCTGGTACAGAAATTGACCTGATCATTAGCCTAGGAACTGAAAAAAAGGAAATGGAAAATTATATTGGTCAACAAATTAGTCAAGTGTCCGTTTTATTAGAAAAAAGTGATTTTAAAGACTTTGAAATTGAAGAGGTATTTTCGGATAAACCAGTAGGTGAGGTCATTGAACAATCGCCAATGGCCGGGGAAGAAATTGTAGTAAAAGATACCGTCGTCGTACTAACAGTAAGTGCTGGTAAAGAAAAAATTAAAGTTGCTGATTTAACTGGTTTTAATGAGTCTGCAAGAAATGAGTATGCGCGCAGTTCAGGTTTCGTTATAACGGTAAAAGGTGAAGAACATTCCGATGATATTCCAGTCGGAAGCGTTATTAGACAAACGCCTGAACCAAATACGGAGCTTGAAAAAGGTTCAACAATAGAAGTTTTTATCTCAAAAGGACCTGAAGAAAAGGCTGTGAAAATTTATAATTTAAATTTGGTCATTCCTTATAACCCAATTGAATATGGCGCAGAACAGCGTGTGCGAGTATTTATTCAAGATAAAAATAATGTAATGGTTCAACCAAAAGAGGAATTTACCATCACGGAAGATTATGCATATCATACGCAGCTTGATATTGAAGAGGGGCAAACAGCTGCTTACCGTATAGAGGTAGACTCAACAGTAATTGCAGAAGGAACAATTCCATATAACGAACTAAATTAA
- the rsgA_1 gene encoding putative ribosome biogenesis GTPase RsgA, whose protein sequence is MPQGQIRKALSGYYYVYDNGELIQCRGRGVFRNRGEAPLVGDNVAYTKEGDSDGYIMEIHPRSNELVRPPIANIDQALLVFSVKEPDFHSLLLDRFLVVLESFLVKPIICLTKMDLLTKEEYEQLQSYINSYKRIGYEIIETYKNDDSLLNRLKPILKGKTSVLAGQSGVGKSTLLNTLIPSLDLKTGVISQSLGRGKHTTRHVELIEVCDGLLADTPGFSSFDFDTIEKEELTYCFPEFARISEGCKFRGCLHLKEPKCAVKEALENGEIASYRYEHYQQFLQEILDRKPRY, encoded by the coding sequence ATGCCGCAAGGGCAAATTCGAAAAGCGTTAAGTGGTTATTATTATGTATATGATAATGGTGAGTTGATTCAATGTCGCGGTAGAGGTGTTTTTCGCAATCGAGGGGAAGCACCTCTAGTTGGCGACAACGTGGCATATACAAAAGAAGGCGACTCTGATGGCTATATAATGGAAATACATCCAAGAAGTAATGAATTAGTCCGCCCACCAATTGCAAATATTGATCAAGCTTTATTAGTTTTTTCAGTAAAGGAACCAGATTTTCATTCACTTTTATTAGATCGTTTTTTAGTTGTATTAGAGTCATTTCTTGTAAAACCAATTATCTGTTTAACAAAAATGGATTTATTAACGAAAGAAGAATATGAGCAACTACAGTCCTATATTAATTCTTATAAGAGAATTGGCTATGAAATAATTGAAACTTATAAAAATGATGACTCGCTATTGAACCGATTGAAGCCTATTTTAAAGGGAAAAACAAGTGTGCTTGCAGGTCAATCAGGAGTTGGGAAATCAACTTTATTAAATACATTAATCCCGAGCCTGGACTTAAAGACAGGTGTTATATCCCAAAGTCTTGGACGAGGGAAACATACGACACGCCATGTTGAATTGATTGAAGTATGTGACGGTCTACTTGCAGATACACCAGGTTTTAGTTCCTTTGATTTTGATACGATCGAGAAGGAAGAGCTAACCTATTGTTTTCCGGAGTTTGCTCGGATTAGTGAAGGATGTAAATTTAGAGGGTGCCTTCATTTAAAAGAGCCTAAATGTGCAGTAAAAGAAGCTTTGGAAAATGGGGAAATAGCGTCTTATCGTTATGAGCATTATCAACAATTTTTACAAGAAATTTTAGATCGAAAGCCGAGGTACTAA
- the rpe gene encoding ribulose-phosphate 3-epimerase — translation MIQIAPSILSANFAKLAAEVKEVEEAGASVIHVDVMDGHFVPNITMGPIVVEALRPETTLPLDVHLMIENPDAYIEQFAKAGADWISVHVEACRHLHRTVQLIRSFGVKPGVVLNPHTPIESIQHILEDIDFVLFMTVNPGFGGQKFITSVVQKVEKLSKIIEERGLNIDIEIDGGINAETIVPCVKAGATIFVAGSAIYNKADRALALKEIKDAGEAALEK, via the coding sequence ATGATTCAAATTGCACCATCTATTCTATCAGCAAACTTTGCTAAATTAGCAGCTGAAGTAAAAGAAGTAGAGGAAGCAGGAGCGTCTGTTATTCATGTTGATGTAATGGATGGTCATTTTGTTCCCAATATAACGATGGGGCCTATTGTCGTTGAAGCATTACGCCCTGAAACTACATTACCTTTGGATGTTCATTTAATGATTGAAAATCCTGATGCATATATTGAGCAATTTGCAAAAGCAGGTGCTGATTGGATATCAGTACATGTTGAAGCCTGTAGGCATTTGCATAGAACGGTTCAATTAATTCGCTCTTTTGGAGTAAAGCCTGGTGTTGTATTAAATCCTCATACACCGATTGAATCCATCCAGCACATTTTGGAGGATATAGATTTTGTGTTATTTATGACTGTAAACCCTGGTTTTGGTGGACAGAAATTTATAACTTCTGTTGTGCAGAAGGTTGAAAAGCTTTCAAAAATTATAGAAGAACGTGGTTTAAATATTGATATCGAAATTGATGGTGGGATTAATGCAGAAACGATTGTGCCATGTGTAAAAGCCGGTGCGACGATTTTTGTTGCAGGCTCTGCAATTTATAATAAAGCAGATCGGGCCCTTGCATTGAAGGAAATAAAAGATGCTGGTGAGGCGGCTTTAGAAAAATGA